CATATGAAGCGTTGCATTAACCCATGTTCCCTGAAGTTTTTGATTAACACCCATACACCAGGCAGAAAGTGTATAACCCTCTGCAAACCACCTTGCCGCAAGCCTTATTGCTTCAGAACCACTGAGTTTCCTCCATGTCTTAGTCTGTCTGTCATAAAGAAGAGGCGATTCACCTTCAAAAATAATATCCGATATCTTCTCCGGTTTATAATCTTCAAGAAATTTAAGAAATATAGCAAATCCCCTGTAAAGGTCTTTTATTATCTCTTCCTCTGAATTATATTTCTTTTTCGGGTCAGGATAAACCCTTCTTGGAGTATTTGTATATGTGAGGTCCCAGGCATCTCCCCTTGTACCACCATAAAAGGTCTTGACCCATATCTTTTTTACATCTTCATGTATTCCAAAGCTAACATGTCTTTCAATAAATTTTCTATCAAGATACTTCCATTTTGCATTAACAGTGCCCTTCTCAATATCATATCTTGCCTCATCAAGCTCATGGGTAATTACATAGGCAATAGAATTCAATAAAGCCATGTCTCTACCACTTGCAAATGGAAGCCAGAGATCTGCTATTGTGCCCGAACGGGTCTTTCTTGGATCAGCAAGGATAATCTTTATTCTGTCAGGAAACTTCTGTTTTAATGAAGCAATCCTGTTGAATATTATTGGATGTGCCTCTGCAGTATTGTTACCGATTAGAAAGAATGTATCAGCATGTTTGCCATAATCAGGATCAGGAACATCTATATCATCAAGGCAACCATAAGGCTCATCTTTACCAAAGGTATAGAGATATCCGACAACAGCAGAAGCCATGCACATCCTTGGCTGTCCTTCTATAGAATTATTCGCAAGAAGCCCACCACCCTTGAATACTTTATTCATTATATGGGTTTCTTCTGTTCCTAGCTGACCGCTTCCATAATAGGCTACGCTGAACCTGCCAAACTCTTTAAGTGCTCTTTCAACTGCACTGGCAACAAACTCTATTGTCTCTTCCCATGATATTTCAACAAAATTTTCCTTAAGATCAATCTCTGACGGCTTGAGTCCCTTTGGATCCTTTGTTGTTCTGCCATAAACTACCCGTGGAGAATTATTCATATCTGGCTTTCCTGTCTTTGGATTGATCCATTCCTTTCTGATTAGTGCACCTTTTGGCCTTTCTCTGTAAGAGATTGCCTTATGAAGATAAAATCCCTTTGTGCATAGCACACCCCTGTTAACAGGACTCCTGAGGTCACCTTTCAGCGCAAGGACCTTTATCACCTTTCCACTATCATCAACCTCGCAGTCCGCAACTATGGTGCAGCCAACAGCACAGAATCTGCACTGACCAACAGGTATTGTCTTCATCGGGAAGGGAGCTGCAAAAACCTTTAAAGGACTCTCAATACCTGCTGCAGAGGCAGCAGCTATAATGGCAGTTGTTTTTAGAAAATCCCTTCTTGAGAGTTTCATATTCAACCTCCTATTTTGAAGGTTTTATTATATAACTTGCTGCACCGGTCCTGTCGCCTGCGGGTGAATAGTCTCCATTTGATGCCACTGCCATTACTGTAATAGTCACCTCATCCTTTCTGGAAGGAGCACGCCACTGGAAATTCCATTTTCTTAATTCACTTCCTTCCTGTGTATGGGTTAAAAATCCATTTATGAGCTGGGTATTTTTCTTATCCTTAATTATTAATTTCCCTGCAGATACCTCAAGACTGAATCCACCTCTGCTGTCGCTAATGCTTTCAAGGTCTGAATTTATAGTTACGGTCATTGTGTAGGTCTTGTTGGGGACATAAGATATCGGGACACCTTCAATCTTTACCATGTCTGAAATAATTTCACCCTCATGACATGTCAGACATTCCATAGTCGGAGCACTATTTCTGTGACCCAGGATAAGGTTTACATATAATAAAAAAAATAAATTCATTACCATGAAAGATATTAATAATCTTTTAAACTTCATCTGTGCCTCCAGACAAAAAAAGCGGGGCATTAGCCCCGCCCTCTCATTTAGCAGCTTTCAGTTTATCATCAATTGCCTTCTCAAGGAACTTCACACCGTCAATAGAGGTCTGTATGGATTCAAGGAGGGAGGCCTTTGCCTGATCGGGGTTGTGGAAACCATCAGAATTCTCTGCTGTCCACCACTCCCATTTTGTATGAGCCTTTGTGTGGAACTTTCTTGCCTCTATGAGAACATCTTCAGGTACTCCAACAGATTTTGCAAGCTGATAGGTCTTTACGAATTCAGCAAGCCAGAATTCTGCCTTTCTCATCTTTCCCCTTATATAGTTCTGGATTGCATCTATCTGGTATTCAGCCTCTTTCTCTGTCCAGTAAGGATGACACTTAAGACAGGTATCTTTCTTCATGTATTTTGCACTTCTCTGTCCATGCCATGTGTAGGTCTTCTTACCATCCTTTGTCTTTACCTTTGGCATATGGCAGTCCTTACATTCCACACCGGCACGCTCATGCCTGCTGCCCCAGTAGACCTCTGTTTCAGGATGCTGAATCTTTGAGACAAGTGCACCAGTGACCTCATTACGAAAATCCCTGTATCCCTGTTTCTCCACCCAGGCATCATAATCAAAGACATTTCTCCACTGGAATTCATTTGTCCTTCTATCAGCCATGCCAATAGTTTCGCCTGTCCTGATATCAATTACAGGATTACAATTGTATTCAACATGGCACTGGGCACACATAAGATTAGAATCTGCTTTATTAAGAGTGCCTATTGCTCTGAAGTCCCTGAACATAACCTTTGTCATCGTAATCTTCTTACTCTTTTCTTTATCATAAGGATATGTTCCTTCTGCCCTGTCAACAACTGCATTGATGAGGGCATCCCTTACAACTCGTGGACCTGCAGAATGAGGATCATGGCACATAAAGCAGTTAGCAGGATGATGCAGATCTCTTGCAAACTCCACAACCTTTGATGTCCTGTCCCACCTTGCCTTCGGATGTTTGTCACCCATGTAAGCCCATTTCAATATATGGTCCTGAGTCTTACAGCTCAGACATACTGGATTGGCAGCTGTGGCAGCAGTCCTTGGAGTATAGGGAGGGAATATCTTCTGGTCAGAGCTTGCAGGATCCATGTCCTTTAAAACCTCCCAGGCAGATTTTTCAGCAAGCTTTCCATCATTGACCTTTATCCAGTCCTTTGGCTGGAATCTTCCTCCATATGCCCTGTCAACAAGAAGATGATCAACAAGGGAAAACACA
The window above is part of the Thermodesulfovibrionales bacterium genome. Proteins encoded here:
- a CDS encoding ammonia-forming cytochrome c nitrite reductase subunit c552 — its product is MKRGFVLIIISVISCLVILYFVTGAGAQKAVIKPVNVETCYGCHQEIKDFHSKGKHVKVNCVNCHEGLEKHLKEGPEAKPITRLDHATCGKCHREQYESFVAVNLESKPKVEKATATSRSPLFDTIMRPHGFTREHAEPRSHVFSLVDHLLVDRAYGGRFQPKDWIKVNDGKLAEKSAWEVLKDMDPASSDQKIFPPYTPRTAATAANPVCLSCKTQDHILKWAYMGDKHPKARWDRTSKVVEFARDLHHPANCFMCHDPHSAGPRVVRDALINAVVDRAEGTYPYDKEKSKKITMTKVMFRDFRAIGTLNKADSNLMCAQCHVEYNCNPVIDIRTGETIGMADRRTNEFQWRNVFDYDAWVEKQGYRDFRNEVTGALVSKIQHPETEVYWGSRHERAGVECKDCHMPKVKTKDGKKTYTWHGQRSAKYMKKDTCLKCHPYWTEKEAEYQIDAIQNYIRGKMRKAEFWLAEFVKTYQLAKSVGVPEDVLIEARKFHTKAHTKWEWWTAENSDGFHNPDQAKASLLESIQTSIDGVKFLEKAIDDKLKAAK
- a CDS encoding molybdopterin-dependent oxidoreductase, which produces MKLSRRDFLKTTAIIAAASAAGIESPLKVFAAPFPMKTIPVGQCRFCAVGCTIVADCEVDDSGKVIKVLALKGDLRSPVNRGVLCTKGFYLHKAISYRERPKGALIRKEWINPKTGKPDMNNSPRVVYGRTTKDPKGLKPSEIDLKENFVEISWEETIEFVASAVERALKEFGRFSVAYYGSGQLGTEETHIMNKVFKGGGLLANNSIEGQPRMCMASAVVGYLYTFGKDEPYGCLDDIDVPDPDYGKHADTFFLIGNNTAEAHPIIFNRIASLKQKFPDRIKIILADPRKTRSGTIADLWLPFASGRDMALLNSIAYVITHELDEARYDIEKGTVNAKWKYLDRKFIERHVSFGIHEDVKKIWVKTFYGGTRGDAWDLTYTNTPRRVYPDPKKKYNSEEEIIKDLYRGFAIFLKFLEDYKPEKISDIIFEGESPLLYDRQTKTWRKLSGSEAIRLAARWFAEGYTLSAWCMGVNQKLQGTWVNATLHMLHLITGKAVKPGRHSFSFTGQPNACGGIRAPGA